A region from the Prevotella melaninogenica genome encodes:
- a CDS encoding RteC domain-containing protein, whose amino-acid sequence MRMQGLLPALSVKPAKKLCWTGKATDLVELLYALDTCDCINDGEIGVEELADVLSEIFGVEIKNCYNVYMNMKRRKDDSRTYFLDELREKLNKRMVESDLKGGKFKKR is encoded by the coding sequence ATGCGAATGCAGGGACTTCTTCCTGCTTTGTCCGTCAAACCCGCCAAGAAACTCTGTTGGACAGGCAAGGCAACAGATTTAGTTGAACTCCTTTATGCTCTTGACACCTGCGACTGTATCAATGATGGAGAAATAGGTGTGGAGGAATTAGCTGATGTTCTTTCTGAAATCTTTGGAGTGGAGATAAAGAACTGCTACAACGTCTATATGAACATGAAACGCCGCAAGGATGACAGCCGTACCTACTTTCTTGATGAACTCCGTGAGAAGCTGAACAAGCGTATGGTGGAGAGTGACCTGAAAGGTGGCAAGTTCAAGAAACGGTAA
- a CDS encoding PDDEXK nuclease domain-containing protein: protein MTSIKKKEYEYAQYTTHIGIIICKSKSRTIVEYALKTSAMPIGVATYSLSPELPEAYKELLPTSEDIAKKLEVLIKE, encoded by the coding sequence ATAACATCTATAAAGAAGAAAGAATATGAGTACGCACAATATACCACTCACATCGGCATCATCATTTGCAAATCCAAAAGCAGGACGATTGTGGAGTATGCCCTCAAAACTTCTGCAATGCCTATCGGGGTGGCAACATACAGCCTCTCACCCGAATTGCCGGAGGCATACAAGGAACTGCTTCCAACATCTGAGGACATAGCCAAGAAGTTGGAAGTGCTTATCAAAGAATGA
- a CDS encoding permease of the drug/metabolite transporter, producing the protein MSGYVLMAIWSGYLFVEKYIPYKMMAGTNGQWIVYYIVKLLLFVVIGVFTAPFTCLWAVFRVIKAFR; encoded by the coding sequence ATGTCCGGATATGTGCTGATGGCGATATGGTCAGGCTATCTCTTTGTGGAAAAGTACATTCCTTATAAGATGATGGCTGGGACAAATGGGCAGTGGATTGTTTACTATATTGTCAAACTGCTCCTCTTTGTCGTCATAGGAGTCTTCACCGCACCTTTCACCTGCTTGTGGGCAGTGTTCAGGGTAATAAAGGCTTTTCGGTAA